The following are encoded in a window of Ignavibacteria bacterium genomic DNA:
- the bfr gene encoding bacterioferritin, whose translation MKGNEKILTVLNERLADELTAINQYMVHAEMCSNLGYEKLHKAIEKQAMDEMHHAEWLIQRIIFLDGTPAVSTLNPMKIGKTVPEMVTNDQAAELTGLKAYNAAVKTAHEVADEGSVDLLTKILKMEEGHVDWAEAQRSQIEQMGIENYLSKQTEGAI comes from the coding sequence ATGAAAGGCAACGAAAAGATTCTCACAGTGCTTAACGAGCGCCTGGCTGATGAACTTACAGCCATTAATCAGTATATGGTACATGCAGAGATGTGCAGCAATCTGGGTTATGAAAAGCTCCACAAGGCGATCGAAAAGCAGGCAATGGATGAAATGCACCACGCCGAATGGCTCATTCAGCGCATCATTTTCCTTGATGGCACACCCGCCGTCTCAACGCTTAATCCAATGAAGATCGGTAAAACGGTTCCTGAGATGGTAACTAACGATCAAGCCGCGGAACTTACAGGATTAAAGGCATACAATGCTGCTGTTAAAACCGCCCATGAGGTGGCTGACGAAGGCAGTGTCGACCTGCTTACAAAGATACTGAAAATGGAAGAGGGACATGTCGATTGGGCTGAAGCACAGCGCTCTCAGATCGAACAAATGGGCATCGAGAACTATCTGTCTAAGCAGACTGAAGGCGCCATTTAA
- a CDS encoding alpha/beta hydrolase — MKNIFRKGLKAMLIIFAGILSVILVLLALVLIYSPGKPDQYLDQSGRPVPKSLSEKTFVEIGGLRQGMFIKSKNISNPVLLFLHGGPAFPNYFLIDKFRPGLEDCFTVCYWEQRGGGLSYSSDIPLKSMTLEQLTSDAIEVTNYLRRRFKKDKIFIMAHSGGTPIALMAAVKAPELYSAYIAMAQITRQKESEKLAYKFMVEQYSRSGNKKTLEELKKYPVLESDNYIAPFYKSLLRDETMHELGIGTMHNMKSVFFDIFIPVWTCRAYTLREKFNIWISKFSFLKKTGLIDQILATDFAAKIPKLEIPVYFFSGRYDLTVNIDLAKAYFKKLEAPAKAFYTFERSAHSPLYEEPERVKEILMKDVLNLRTNLSDNSKL; from the coding sequence ATGAAAAATATTTTCAGAAAGGGATTAAAGGCTATGCTAATAATCTTTGCCGGCATTCTTTCGGTTATCCTGGTCTTACTGGCCCTCGTGCTGATCTATAGTCCCGGAAAACCTGACCAGTACCTGGATCAAAGCGGAAGGCCGGTCCCTAAAAGCCTCTCTGAGAAAACATTTGTTGAAATCGGAGGCTTAAGGCAGGGGATGTTCATAAAGAGTAAGAACATAAGTAATCCCGTGCTTCTTTTTCTGCATGGTGGCCCTGCATTCCCGAATTATTTCCTTATAGATAAGTTCAGGCCGGGGCTTGAGGACTGTTTTACAGTCTGCTATTGGGAGCAACGCGGTGGGGGACTTTCATACAGTTCAGATATTCCGCTAAAGAGCATGACTCTGGAGCAGCTGACTTCCGATGCAATTGAAGTTACAAATTACCTCCGCAGGCGCTTTAAGAAGGATAAAATATTCATTATGGCCCATTCGGGCGGCACCCCTATTGCCTTGATGGCCGCGGTAAAAGCTCCGGAACTCTATTCTGCCTATATCGCAATGGCGCAGATTACCCGCCAGAAAGAATCTGAAAAACTGGCATATAAATTCATGGTGGAACAATATTCACGCTCCGGGAATAAGAAAACTCTTGAAGAGCTGAAAAAATATCCCGTTCTGGAATCGGATAATTATATCGCACCGTTTTATAAATCCTTGCTTCGTGACGAGACTATGCATGAACTTGGAATTGGAACCATGCATAACATGAAATCCGTGTTCTTTGACATATTTATTCCTGTATGGACGTGCAGGGCATATACTTTAAGAGAGAAATTCAATATCTGGATCTCAAAATTTTCATTCCTGAAAAAGACCGGGTTAATTGATCAGATCCTGGCAACTGATTTTGCGGCAAAAATTCCTAAGCTTGAAATCCCGGTTTACTTTTTCAGCGGCAGATACGATTTAACAGTAAACATAGATTTAGCCAAAGCATATTTTAAGAAGCTTGAAGCCCCGGCAAAAGCCTTTTACACATTTGAAAGGTCCGCCCACAGTCCCTTATACGAAGAGCCCGAAAGAGTAAAGGAAATATTGATGAAAGATGTATTGAATCTGAGGACAAATCTTTCAGATAACAGTAAATTATGA
- a CDS encoding sodium-translocating pyrophosphatase, protein MEANLILAISILGLLFAAYLTRYVLKQETGTARMQEISNAIKVGAEAFLRRQNRTIIYLAIALAAFIYIIYAFVRTQNPHDPASPSQLALWTTISFVLGAACSVAAGYMGMWVAIRTNIRTAAAAIKGMNGALRIALRGGAVSGFFVVAMSLLGVAGLFSVVRLLGVTDDPSKIPLLIVGYGFGASFVALFAQLGGGIYTKAADVGADLVGKVEAGIPEDDPRNPAVVADLVGDNVGDCAGRGADLFESTAAENIGAMILAAGLYRANAGVFEAQGLTLLSVLLFPLVARAFGIVASIVGVLVVKTNEEEDPMKALNRGFYVTAGLAMVGFFIASKWLLGTYFLNFFFCGAIGVLISLAFVYLTQYYTEYRYRPVKYIAEASQTGAATNIIAGLAVGMESTGFPVLVIGTGIVSTYFLGQNSGLKDAGLFGTAVATMGMLGTAAYILAMDTFGPITDNAGGIVEMSQQEESIRRKTDRLDSVGNTTKALTKGYAVGSAALAAFLLFGAYIDEVRNYVPGFQPVINLNKPEVFVGAILGAMLVYIFSSLAIKAVGKAAYSIIRNVRDQFRNNPGIMLGTSKPDYGQCVDIATKAALQKMVVPGLLVVGMTVGVGLIFKYVYYLGGGAANPNGASGAEVIGGYLMVATITGILFALFLNNGGGAWDNAKKFIETGAYGGRHTEPHKASVVGDTVGDPFKDTAGPSLHVLIKLLSTLTLVLAPLFI, encoded by the coding sequence ATGGAAGCCAATCTGATTTTGGCAATCAGCATTCTGGGACTTTTATTTGCCGCATATCTAACACGCTACGTTCTAAAGCAGGAAACAGGAACCGCAAGGATGCAGGAGATATCGAATGCCATCAAGGTAGGTGCAGAAGCTTTTCTGAGAAGGCAGAACAGGACGATCATTTACCTTGCCATTGCACTTGCAGCCTTTATATATATAATTTACGCCTTTGTCAGAACCCAAAACCCTCACGATCCGGCCAGTCCCTCGCAGCTTGCATTATGGACTACGATATCATTTGTGCTGGGAGCCGCCTGCTCGGTTGCAGCGGGATACATGGGAATGTGGGTTGCAATCCGTACAAATATCAGGACGGCAGCAGCAGCCATCAAGGGAATGAACGGTGCGCTCAGGATTGCCTTAAGAGGCGGCGCAGTTTCAGGTTTCTTTGTTGTTGCAATGAGCCTGTTGGGTGTTGCGGGACTCTTTTCAGTTGTAAGGCTTCTTGGAGTTACGGATGACCCGTCGAAGATACCGCTTCTTATCGTGGGCTACGGATTCGGGGCAAGCTTTGTAGCGCTTTTTGCACAGCTTGGAGGAGGCATTTATACAAAAGCGGCCGATGTGGGAGCCGACCTGGTGGGCAAGGTTGAAGCAGGAATTCCGGAAGATGATCCGAGGAACCCGGCAGTTGTAGCCGACCTTGTAGGAGACAACGTGGGCGACTGCGCAGGGCGCGGCGCCGATCTGTTTGAATCCACTGCGGCTGAAAACATCGGTGCAATGATACTGGCCGCGGGGCTTTACCGCGCAAACGCCGGGGTGTTTGAAGCGCAGGGGCTGACGCTTCTTTCAGTACTCCTCTTCCCTCTTGTTGCAAGAGCATTTGGAATTGTGGCTTCAATAGTAGGAGTTCTTGTTGTAAAGACAAATGAAGAAGAAGACCCGATGAAGGCCTTAAACCGCGGATTTTATGTTACGGCGGGGCTTGCCATGGTGGGATTTTTTATCGCCTCAAAGTGGCTTTTAGGGACATACTTTCTGAACTTCTTTTTCTGCGGCGCAATAGGCGTTTTAATTTCACTGGCTTTCGTTTACCTGACCCAGTATTACACTGAATACCGCTACCGCCCTGTCAAGTATATTGCAGAAGCCTCACAAACCGGCGCGGCAACAAATATTATTGCGGGACTAGCAGTCGGCATGGAATCCACGGGATTCCCTGTACTGGTAATAGGAACGGGCATTGTAAGCACTTATTTTTTGGGGCAGAACTCGGGGCTTAAGGACGCGGGGCTTTTCGGGACGGCTGTAGCAACGATGGGTATGCTTGGAACGGCGGCCTACATTCTGGCTATGGACACCTTCGGTCCCATTACAGACAACGCCGGCGGAATTGTTGAGATGAGCCAGCAGGAAGAATCTATAAGAAGGAAGACCGACCGTCTGGATTCGGTAGGCAACACAACCAAAGCGCTTACGAAGGGTTACGCAGTGGGTTCGGCAGCGCTGGCGGCATTCCTTCTTTTCGGAGCATATATTGATGAAGTAAGAAATTACGTACCGGGCTTCCAGCCTGTAATTAATCTGAACAAGCCTGAAGTGTTTGTTGGAGCAATACTTGGCGCCATGCTGGTTTACATTTTCTCTTCTCTTGCAATTAAAGCCGTGGGGAAAGCCGCGTATTCAATTATACGGAATGTCAGAGACCAGTTCAGGAATAATCCGGGAATTATGCTCGGGACTTCAAAGCCGGATTACGGTCAGTGCGTTGACATTGCAACCAAGGCAGCGCTGCAGAAGATGGTTGTGCCGGGGTTATTGGTTGTAGGCATGACGGTAGGAGTGGGGCTTATATTCAAGTATGTTTATTATCTGGGCGGCGGAGCAGCGAATCCAAATGGCGCAAGCGGAGCCGAAGTAATTGGCGGATATCTGATGGTGGCAACAATTACGGGTATTTTGTTTGCGTTATTCTTAAACAATGGCGGCGGCGCGTGGGACAATGCGAAGAAGTTTATTGAGACCGGAGCTTACGGCGGAAGGCACACAGAGCCTCACAAGGCTTCGGTTGTAGGCGACACCGTTGGAGATCCGTTCAAGGATACGGCAGGCCCGTCGCTGCACGTGCTGATAAAACTTTTAAGCACGCTTACGCTGGTATTGGCACCGTTATTTATTTAG
- a CDS encoding amino acid permease → MKQLFAKKPLSLLLEEMKGENRLRRILGPVALTSLGVGAIIGTGIFVLTGVAAHDKAGPAIILSFVISGLACVFAALCYAEFASMVPVAGSAYTYAYATLGEMFAWIIGWDLILEYAVASATVAHGWSHYFQDFIGIFGLRIPYWATRAPFDFNPDTGLLAGTGTAIDLPAIIIAAIITIILVKGIRESASFNATMVIIKLIIVFFVIIVGAFYINTQNWTNNFAPFGWSGISFFGKTVFGQTGLGGAPVGMIAAAATIFFAYIGFDSISTHAEEAKNPRRDVPIGIIASLLLCTVLYIAVSAIITGMVPYDKIDIDAPVSNAFKQVGLPWAQLIISFGALAGITSVLLVMMLSQPRIFLAMARDGLLPKDVFGSVHEKYRTPWKSTILTGIFVAILAGLLPLRILAELVNIGTLFAFVIVCAAVLIMRRTHPEAERPFKAPWVPFVPVAGILTCLMLMFSLPEENWLRLFVWLAIGFVIYFGYGRKHSVMHEYMTSHEQEKVHK, encoded by the coding sequence ATGAAGCAATTATTTGCAAAAAAACCTTTGTCTCTGCTCCTCGAAGAGATGAAAGGCGAAAACCGCCTGCGCAGAATACTGGGACCCGTAGCCCTCACGTCCCTTGGCGTGGGCGCAATTATAGGGACCGGTATATTTGTGCTTACAGGCGTCGCTGCTCACGATAAGGCCGGCCCGGCAATCATCCTCTCATTTGTCATTTCAGGACTTGCATGCGTCTTCGCTGCCCTGTGCTATGCCGAGTTTGCTTCCATGGTTCCCGTGGCAGGCTCTGCTTATACTTATGCCTATGCCACTTTGGGCGAAATGTTCGCATGGATTATAGGCTGGGACCTCATTCTCGAATACGCCGTAGCTTCGGCTACCGTGGCTCACGGATGGAGCCATTACTTCCAGGACTTTATAGGCATATTCGGCCTCAGGATTCCATATTGGGCTACACGCGCGCCATTCGACTTTAATCCCGATACGGGCCTACTTGCCGGAACAGGCACTGCAATAGACCTTCCCGCAATTATTATTGCAGCTATCATTACTATTATACTCGTAAAGGGAATAAGGGAAAGCGCGTCTTTTAACGCCACAATGGTAATTATAAAACTCATCATTGTGTTCTTTGTAATTATAGTCGGCGCATTCTATATAAATACACAGAACTGGACGAACAACTTCGCCCCCTTCGGATGGTCGGGCATCAGCTTCTTCGGTAAAACCGTCTTCGGACAAACAGGCCTCGGAGGCGCCCCGGTCGGTATGATTGCAGCTGCTGCTACTATATTCTTTGCATATATCGGCTTCGACTCAATTTCAACTCATGCCGAGGAGGCCAAAAACCCGAGGCGCGACGTTCCGATCGGAATTATTGCTTCGCTCCTTCTTTGTACCGTGCTCTATATTGCTGTTTCAGCAATTATTACTGGCATGGTGCCTTACGATAAAATCGATATAGATGCCCCCGTCTCAAACGCTTTTAAGCAGGTGGGACTCCCGTGGGCACAGCTCATTATCTCATTCGGCGCCCTTGCAGGCATAACGTCAGTCCTTCTTGTTATGATGCTAAGCCAGCCCAGAATTTTCCTCGCTATGGCGCGCGACGGGCTGCTTCCTAAAGATGTGTTCGGATCTGTTCACGAAAAATACCGCACACCATGGAAGTCAACAATCCTTACGGGAATATTTGTCGCCATACTGGCAGGACTTCTGCCCCTTAGAATCCTTGCCGAACTGGTAAATATCGGAACCCTCTTTGCCTTCGTTATCGTCTGCGCCGCTGTTCTTATTATGCGCAGAACTCACCCCGAGGCCGAAAGACCCTTTAAGGCTCCGTGGGTTCCTTTTGTTCCCGTTGCAGGCATCCTTACGTGCCTTATGCTCATGTTCTCGCTTCCTGAGGAAAACTGGCTCAGGCTTTTCGTATGGCTTGCAATAGGCTTCGTAATCTATTTCGGCTACGGCCGCAAGCACAGCGTAATGCACGAATACATGACGTCACACGAACAGGAAAAAGTTCATAAATAA
- a CDS encoding DUF4139 domain-containing protein: protein MFKKLIIPVTLLFLSVQSIYAQEAEPKSLSVTVYNQNLGVIKDVRPLHINSGRSEISIRNVAQLIDPTSVHIKLQGEVLEQNYQYDLVSMEKILQKYLDQNVQLLGEKDELLEGRLLSAQGPQIVLQKKDGGLIMLPNTEKYRISVGSLPEGLITKPTLVWTVQSPSSKDQDVEISYQTAGMNWHAEYVAVLNENDTKLSLNSWVSIENQSGTTYKNAGLKLVAGNVNLVSQRQPAPMFRKDVNILAESSGQQFQEREFFEYHIYDLERPATLNNNETKQISLFQADNINVTKKYLYRSGFPVYTYGQQNQKPKVAVAVEFENTQKNNLGLPMPAGKVRVYKSDGKTVEFVGEDMTDHTPKDEKIKLRIGDAFDIVAEENQTDNVRISDKVYEQAFEIKLRNRKKEDITVDVERMMGLNWEILSSSINYEKKDAQTVTFKVPVKKNEETVLKFRVRYAY, encoded by the coding sequence ATGTTTAAGAAACTTATCATACCTGTAACTTTATTATTTTTATCCGTACAATCCATTTACGCCCAGGAGGCGGAACCTAAATCCCTTTCCGTCACGGTCTATAACCAGAACCTAGGCGTAATTAAAGACGTAAGACCTTTACACATAAATTCAGGACGCTCTGAAATTTCTATAAGGAACGTCGCACAGCTCATCGACCCCACCAGCGTCCATATTAAACTCCAGGGCGAAGTGCTCGAACAAAACTACCAGTACGACCTGGTTAGCATGGAAAAAATTCTGCAGAAATATCTCGACCAGAACGTTCAGCTCCTGGGCGAAAAAGATGAGCTCCTTGAAGGCCGGCTCCTTTCGGCTCAGGGCCCGCAGATTGTCCTCCAGAAAAAAGACGGCGGACTTATCATGCTCCCTAATACCGAAAAATACCGCATCAGCGTGGGCTCGCTTCCAGAAGGCCTTATTACAAAACCTACGCTCGTCTGGACCGTCCAGAGCCCTTCATCAAAGGACCAGGATGTGGAAATATCCTACCAGACAGCAGGCATGAACTGGCACGCTGAGTACGTCGCGGTCCTAAACGAAAACGATACAAAGCTTTCTCTTAACTCATGGGTCAGCATCGAAAACCAGTCGGGTACAACGTATAAAAATGCCGGACTTAAACTTGTTGCAGGCAACGTAAACCTCGTCTCACAGAGGCAGCCCGCACCCATGTTCAGAAAGGACGTTAACATCCTTGCTGAATCTTCAGGGCAGCAGTTCCAGGAAAGGGAATTCTTCGAATACCATATCTATGACCTGGAACGTCCTGCAACGCTTAACAACAATGAAACAAAACAGATCTCGCTTTTCCAGGCGGATAACATAAACGTAACTAAAAAATACCTCTACAGAAGCGGATTCCCTGTCTATACTTACGGCCAGCAGAACCAGAAGCCTAAGGTTGCCGTTGCAGTGGAATTTGAAAACACACAGAAGAATAACCTCGGTCTTCCGATGCCGGCTGGCAAGGTAAGGGTTTATAAATCCGACGGCAAAACAGTTGAGTTCGTTGGCGAGGATATGACAGACCATACGCCTAAGGACGAGAAAATAAAACTTAGGATTGGCGACGCGTTCGACATAGTTGCCGAGGAAAACCAGACCGATAACGTGCGCATATCCGACAAGGTTTATGAACAGGCTTTTGAAATCAAGCTCAGAAACAGGAAAAAAGAAGATATAACGGTAGATGTGGAAAGGATGATGGGACTTAACTGGGAAATTCTTTCTTCGTCAATAAATTATGAGAAAAAAGATGCCCAGACCGTGACTTTCAAAGTCCCCGTCAAGAAGAACGAGGAAACCGTGCTGAAATTCAGGGTCAGATACGCCTATTAG
- a CDS encoding thermonuclease family protein: protein MRLFIYLFALTLCAPVSAQTVRIKTILDSNLFETFDGKIIKLAGVDAPSKNHPAPYMRDVAERAYIYARSVFLNRHFSIAPLLPKDTTKNYELVFMQKDYPLGPVDYNKEYLLEGFGRFTGLVPDEFYAGYKEAEHEAMEKKNGIWNYLPGDSTLTFERHFSPEESAQLRQQDSLLFIKDAFKRKSDPTGRIASELIMAPLSGFAVAYVSLFASAGVGALGGSEGLGLFPYAIVGAGVGYTAGSALFVYLVEHNENPNVTFWGTLGYSFLGAGAGIGLACLFPYGTSQYVAFFAAPVVSAIIYANYVVPEPQFSDFYPTAGKYSFKQRGYSHKDLYNSTVLYNVNLINIAF from the coding sequence ATGCGGCTTTTCATTTATTTATTTGCATTAACCCTCTGCGCTCCCGTTTCAGCGCAGACCGTAAGGATTAAAACAATCCTCGATTCCAACCTGTTTGAAACATTTGACGGTAAAATTATTAAGCTTGCAGGCGTGGATGCACCCTCAAAGAACCACCCGGCTCCTTACATGAGGGATGTAGCCGAGAGGGCATACATTTACGCCAGGTCGGTCTTCCTGAACAGGCATTTTTCCATAGCCCCGCTGCTTCCAAAGGATACAACTAAGAATTATGAACTCGTCTTCATGCAGAAGGACTACCCTCTGGGGCCTGTAGATTATAACAAAGAGTACCTTCTTGAGGGCTTCGGCCGCTTTACCGGCCTTGTGCCGGATGAATTTTACGCCGGATATAAAGAAGCAGAACATGAGGCAATGGAAAAGAAAAACGGGATCTGGAATTATCTTCCTGGCGACAGCACGCTGACCTTCGAAAGGCATTTCAGCCCTGAAGAGTCTGCTCAGCTCAGGCAGCAGGATTCCCTACTCTTTATAAAAGATGCTTTTAAGAGAAAAAGCGACCCGACCGGAAGAATTGCAAGTGAACTTATCATGGCCCCATTATCCGGTTTTGCTGTGGCATACGTTTCATTGTTCGCTTCGGCAGGCGTTGGCGCCCTTGGCGGGTCGGAAGGACTCGGCCTTTTTCCTTACGCTATAGTGGGGGCAGGGGTGGGATACACTGCAGGATCGGCCCTTTTTGTTTATCTTGTGGAGCACAACGAAAACCCTAATGTCACCTTCTGGGGTACACTGGGCTATTCATTCCTTGGCGCTGGAGCCGGAATCGGTTTGGCCTGCCTGTTTCCTTACGGGACCTCCCAGTACGTCGCATTTTTTGCTGCTCCCGTCGTATCTGCAATAATTTACGCTAACTATGTGGTGCCGGAACCGCAATTCAGCGACTTCTATCCCACGGCTGGAAAATATAGCTTTAAGCAGAGGGGTTACTCACACAAAGATCTTTATAATAGCACAGTTTTATATAATGTAAACCTTATTAATATAGCATTTTAA
- a CDS encoding nitric-oxide reductase large subunit, with product MKKYWLGFTLVILVSFSVLGWVGAKIYQQAPPIAERVVTATGQVVFESGAIEKGQNVWQAMGGMEVGSIWGHGSYTAPDWTADWLHREAMFILNEWSKTDYNTTYSQLDVEKQSLLQARLSKMMRNNTYDPTTNQIRIEEVRARAIEDNVKYYSTLFSEGSGSYAIQKGSVTDPVKLRELSAFFFWSSWAASTNRPGDNITYTSNWPHEKLVDNQPTGDSVVWTGVSIIMLLAGIGGMAWFYASREKKHPGIIYPSRDPLLGSKATPSQLAVVKYFWTVAGLFLLQILMGVISAHYGVEGNKFYGFDIAKILPYSVVRTWHTQLGIFWIATAWLAAGLYISPAVSGVEPKGQRLGVNLLFGALVVVVLGSMAGEWMSIMGLMPDKFWFFFGHSGYEYIDLGRFFQIALFIGLVLWLFLMVRALRPALKNKDEQKPILTLFLISSVAIALFYASALMYGKHTNLAVAEFWRWWVVHLWVEGFFEVFATVVIAFLFARLGLLNIKTAGQAAVLSSTIFLSGGIIGTLHHLYFSGTPTFVLALGSVFSALEVVPLLFVGYEAWENYKLSKAKEWVINYKWPIYFFIAVAFWNMLGAGLFGFMINPPVALYYMQGLNTTPVHGHAALFGVYGMLGLGLMLFTLRALKPGYEWDSKLLSFGFWAINIGLFSMVVFSLLPVGLMQTWASVEHGYWYARSSEFLQTGVMQTLRWMRVFGDTIFAAGVISLILFVGKLTVTRSYEPTGKEAVSEAK from the coding sequence ATGAAAAAGTATTGGCTGGGCTTTACTCTCGTCATACTCGTGTCTTTTTCCGTACTCGGATGGGTCGGAGCAAAGATCTACCAGCAGGCGCCTCCAATTGCCGAAAGGGTCGTAACCGCCACAGGGCAGGTGGTATTCGAATCTGGCGCAATCGAAAAAGGGCAGAACGTCTGGCAGGCAATGGGGGGAATGGAAGTCGGCTCCATTTGGGGCCACGGAAGCTATACGGCACCCGACTGGACAGCCGACTGGCTTCACCGCGAAGCAATGTTTATTCTTAATGAATGGTCGAAAACCGACTATAATACCACATATTCACAACTCGACGTCGAAAAACAGTCGCTCCTTCAGGCACGCCTTTCTAAAATGATGAGGAATAATACCTACGACCCCACAACAAACCAGATCAGAATCGAAGAGGTCAGGGCCAGGGCAATTGAAGATAACGTAAAATACTACAGTACGCTTTTTTCAGAGGGCAGCGGCAGCTACGCTATTCAGAAAGGCTCCGTTACAGATCCCGTAAAGCTCCGTGAACTCTCGGCTTTCTTCTTCTGGAGCTCATGGGCCGCTTCTACCAACCGCCCGGGCGACAACATTACATACACAAGCAACTGGCCGCATGAAAAACTTGTTGATAATCAGCCTACAGGGGATTCTGTTGTATGGACCGGCGTAAGCATTATCATGCTCCTTGCCGGCATCGGCGGCATGGCTTGGTTCTATGCTTCACGTGAAAAGAAACACCCCGGAATTATCTATCCTTCCCGCGATCCTCTCTTAGGCTCAAAGGCAACTCCTTCACAATTGGCTGTTGTTAAGTATTTCTGGACTGTCGCGGGACTATTCCTCCTTCAGATCCTTATGGGCGTAATTTCGGCTCACTACGGTGTTGAAGGAAACAAATTTTACGGATTTGACATAGCTAAGATTCTTCCTTACAGCGTGGTAAGAACGTGGCACACTCAGCTCGGCATCTTCTGGATTGCAACTGCATGGCTTGCCGCGGGCCTTTATATAAGTCCTGCCGTAAGCGGTGTTGAACCTAAAGGGCAGAGACTTGGCGTAAACCTTCTCTTTGGCGCGCTCGTTGTTGTTGTGCTCGGCTCAATGGCAGGCGAGTGGATGAGCATTATGGGCCTCATGCCCGACAAGTTCTGGTTCTTCTTCGGTCACAGCGGCTATGAATATATAGATCTCGGAAGATTCTTCCAGATCGCACTCTTCATCGGACTTGTCTTATGGCTATTCTTAATGGTCCGCGCGCTCAGGCCCGCTCTTAAGAACAAGGACGAGCAGAAGCCAATTCTTACACTTTTCTTAATCTCGTCGGTTGCAATTGCTCTTTTCTACGCTTCGGCTCTTATGTACGGCAAGCACACAAACCTTGCCGTTGCCGAGTTCTGGAGATGGTGGGTAGTTCACCTCTGGGTTGAAGGCTTCTTCGAAGTGTTTGCAACCGTGGTAATTGCCTTCCTGTTTGCAAGGCTTGGCCTTTTGAACATCAAAACCGCAGGGCAGGCTGCCGTGCTTTCGTCAACCATATTCCTGTCTGGCGGCATCATCGGAACGCTGCATCACCTGTACTTTTCAGGCACACCAACCTTTGTGCTCGCGTTAGGATCAGTGTTCAGCGCGCTTGAAGTTGTGCCGCTGCTTTTCGTAGGCTACGAAGCCTGGGAAAACTACAAGCTCTCAAAGGCAAAGGAATGGGTTATTAACTATAAGTGGCCGATCTACTTTTTTATTGCAGTGGCATTCTGGAATATGCTGGGTGCCGGATTATTCGGCTTCATGATCAATCCTCCTGTAGCGCTTTACTACATGCAGGGCTTAAACACAACTCCCGTCCACGGACACGCGGCTCTATTCGGTGTTTACGGCATGCTGGGTCTGGGACTCATGCTCTTTACATTAAGAGCCTTAAAGCCCGGGTATGAATGGGACAGCAAGCTTTTAAGCTTCGGATTCTGGGCAATAAACATCGGACTCTTCTCAATGGTGGTATTCAGCCTTCTGCCCGTTGGACTAATGCAGACGTGGGCCAGTGTAGAGCACGGCTACTGGTATGCAAGAAGTTCAGAGTTCCTGCAGACAGGCGTAATGCAGACCTTAAGGTGGATGAGGGTATTTGGCGACACCATCTTTGCCGCAGGCGTTATATCGCTTATATTATTTGTAGGCAAGCTCACCGTAACCCGTTCCTACGAACCAACAGGCAAAGAAGCAGTCTCAGAAGCAAAATAA
- a CDS encoding EamA family transporter: protein MVEHRKSVIYLVLTALLWSLGGVLIKWVSLSALAIAGLRSLIAFAFIMIAFRPKLKISPVKILGGFAYAAVVILFVSANKLTTAANAILLQYTAPIYVALLGHWFLKEKITKTDWISILMVFCGMVLFFLDKLSAGDMLGNIVAILSGVAFAWLVLLMRKQKNESPLDSVVWGNLITAIICIPFYFSQGIDSKSWIGLLLLGVVQLGISYVLYAYAIRHVSAIEGILIPVIEPVLNPIWVLIFLGETPGFWAIIGGIIVIASLTYRSTVQIWKKRAVNV from the coding sequence ATGGTTGAGCACAGGAAGTCGGTCATTTATCTGGTTTTAACGGCTCTTTTATGGTCACTTGGCGGTGTGCTGATAAAGTGGGTTTCGTTAAGCGCGCTGGCCATTGCGGGCTTAAGGAGCCTCATTGCCTTTGCTTTCATAATGATTGCCTTCCGCCCGAAGCTTAAGATCTCGCCCGTAAAGATACTAGGCGGTTTTGCATATGCCGCAGTTGTAATACTGTTTGTCTCGGCAAACAAGCTTACGACCGCCGCCAATGCAATACTGCTTCAGTATACCGCACCCATATATGTAGCCTTACTGGGCCACTGGTTCTTAAAAGAAAAAATAACAAAGACGGACTGGATCTCAATTTTAATGGTATTCTGCGGCATGGTGCTGTTTTTTCTGGACAAGCTTTCAGCAGGCGACATGCTGGGTAACATAGTTGCAATACTTAGCGGTGTGGCGTTTGCATGGCTTGTATTACTAATGAGAAAGCAGAAAAATGAGTCGCCTCTGGATTCAGTTGTATGGGGGAATCTAATTACCGCAATCATATGCATTCCTTTTTATTTCAGTCAGGGTATAGATTCAAAAAGCTGGATCGGGCTATTGCTTTTAGGCGTAGTGCAGTTAGGCATTTCGTATGTTCTTTATGCATATGCAATAAGGCACGTAAGCGCAATTGAAGGGATACTAATTCCTGTAATTGAGCCCGTATTAAATCCCATATGGGTCCTTATATTCTTAGGTGAAACGCCGGGTTTCTGGGCAATAATAGGGGGCATAATAGTCATTGCCTCGCTTACATACAGGAGCACGGTGCAGATATGGAAAAAGCGTGCGGTTAATGTGTGA